From the Daucus carota subsp. sativus chromosome 8, DH1 v3.0, whole genome shotgun sequence genome, one window contains:
- the LOC135148499 gene encoding arogenate dehydratase/prephenate dehydratase 1, chloroplastic-like, translating into MMHLGKPKRSWSPLFPKPHCLVQLILSYKQETTGLVIGTAEDHTGVIGSEKAVGLYNLHVVARGIQDGNKGSTTRFWILARDPIVPTNDGSFKTSLVFTLRESPKDVHKTLSVFATSKTVKLTKVVSRPQRNILPNVADRSPEGCFDYLFYVDFEVREESDVEYVVTKLKDFATSVRILGSYPIVEVNNGAR; encoded by the exons ATGAT GCACTTGGGCAAACCAAAACGTTCCTGG TCACCTTTGTTCCCTAAACCACATTGTTTGGTCCAGCTTATACTATCATATAAGCAAGAAACCACTGGTCTTGTAATTGGTACTGCCGAAGACCACACTGGTGTAATCGGAAGTGAAAAAGCTGTTGGATTATATAACTTGCACGTAGTTGCAAGAGGAATCCAG GACGGGAATAAGGGAAGTACTACCCGTTTCTGGATACTAGCTAGAGATCCTATAGTTCCTACAAATGACGGGTCCTTCAAA ACCAGCCTTGTATTCACTCTGCGAGAAAGCCCTAAAGATGTGCATAAAACCCTTTCAGTATTTGCAACCAGTAAAACAGTTAAGCTCACAAAG GTTGTGAGCAGGCCTCAAAGAAATATACTACCGAATGTGGCTGATAGATCCCCTGAAGG GTGCTTTGATTATCTCTTTTATGTTGATTTCGAAGTCAGGGAAGAGTCAGATGTAGAGTATGTTGTCACAAAACTTAAG GATTTCGCTACATCGGTTCGTATACTTGGATCATATCCGATAGTAGAAGTCAACAATGGTGCTCGATGA